Genomic segment of Apium graveolens cultivar Ventura chromosome 7, ASM990537v1, whole genome shotgun sequence:
ttatggacttgatgaacataatttttaaggaatatttggacatgtttgtcattgtgtttataaatgatattttgatctactcgaagtcaacggaagatcatgcggagcatctaaggatatctttggaaattttgagaaagaagaagttgtatgcaaagttttcaaagtatgagttttggttataagaagttcaattcttagggtatgtagtcagtaatgaaggaatcaaagtagacccaacaaaggttgaagctgttaTGAATTGGTAAAGGCCAAAAATAtcaacagaagtgagaagtttcttgggattagcgggatattatcaaagatttgttcaagatttgTCAAAAATTTTGACGCCTTTGatgaagcttaccaggaaaaatgagaagtttatatggaacaagaTGTGTGAagaagtttccaggaattgaagaagagactaatcacggcacctgttttgtccctttcagatgatcaaggaaatttcgtaatctatagtgatgcttctcataagggattaggttgtgttttgatgcagcatgataaagttattgcatatgcgtctggacaactgaaacctcatgaacagaagtatcttactcatgacttggaactagcagcaatggtattcgccttgaagatttggagacatatctatatggagaaaaatatgagatatatacggatcacaagagcttgaagtacatattcacacaaaaggaactcaacatgagacagcGAAGATGGATaaagttgatcaaggactatgattgcacgattaactatcacccaggaaaagtGAACGTAGTAGCAGATGCATTTAGcggaaaggaaagattgaacaCGTTAACAGTACCTGAAGAGTaatacaaggaatttcagaagttAGAATTAGAagttagaatttgcaagcctaatgaagcaaagatgtatagtatgacttttcagccagaatttctagagaagataaagaaatgtcaagaggaaataatggatcaagatatcaATTGTTTGGTtagagaagagttatgcactcggaaagatgatcaaggcattctcagattttcttccgAAATTTgaattccaccagtgacagaattgaagaatgaaattctatgGGAATCTCACAACTCAAGGTATTCAATTCATCCaagaagtaccaagatgtacagagacttaaaagagaattattggtggccatacatgaaaagagaaattgcggaatgggttagcaaatgttacatgtgtcaaagagttaaggaggagcaccagagaccaagcggattgttacagccactagagattccagaatggaagtgggagcatattgctatggattttataattGGATCACCAAGGACGAAAGTGAAtcacgatgctatttgggttatagtggacataCTAACCAAATCAACTCATTTCCTGCCTATCAATGATAGATTTTtactggataagttggttcacatgtatttgaaggagaTAGTAGTGCGTCATGGAGtgcctgtgtctattgtatcagatcgagatccacgattcaattcaagattttggagaagttttcaagaatgtttgggaactaaattgaacatgagtgcggcttaccatccacagacggtTGGCCAAAGCGAGAGAAAAATCCAAACAAttcattgatttcaaaggaaattgggatgaacatttgccctgagtggaatttgcttacaataacagttatcatgccagtatcgaaatgcctccctatgaagctctttatggacgcaaatgtcgatcaccggtatatggggacgaagtcggagaacgtaaaatacttggacccgaattggtacagcatacaaaggaagttgttgaggttattcagaaaaggctaattgcagcacaagatcgtcagagaaAATACGCAGATCAATacagaaaggatatggaattaAAAGAAGGAGACCCAGTGTTAttgaaagtgtcaccgtggaaaggattattgagatttggaaagaaagggaagttgagtcctagataccttggaccttttgaaattttaaaacgtGTCGGTAAGGTAGCTTACGAAATGgagttacctccgcacatggagcacattcataatatttttcacatatcgatgcttaagaaatataatccagattctaggcatgtgatcgagtatgagccgatagaatttcaggcagatttatcttatatagagaatccaatagataTTCTAGAAAAGAGGGaaaaagtattgaggaataaagtggtaaatttagtaagagtactgttaggactgagcattcggtcggttcggttaAAAACCAAACTGAACTGAATTAACCGAAACcgaaatttttattttttttcaaaccgaaccgaaccaaatTTATGTATAAACCGAACCGAAATATTTCGGttattcggttcggtttttcaAAACCGAAATATTTGAAAATCAAGTACtaatcacatatacatacacatactTACATGGATAATTATTAAAGAAAGTGCAAGATAGGCTGATGAATCTCTAATATCTAATTAACAgttattaattaataaagaatATGAACAATCTTTTGTACTCAAAATTGGATCGACAATTGGAGATTACAGATTGAGCTACCGGAGTCCACCAGTCGGAGCCGGATGCACATGCACAGTTAGATTATATTGGCGAAGATAGTACCTGGGGTCTGGGAGTCGTGAATATGTTAGACTACTACTACTTAGTATTAAACTATAagtaatataattaataattaatatatagtatattgtatatatatatattatttaaatatatatatataattcggTTAATTCAGTTTAACCGAACCGGTATTTGAAGAAACCGAACCAAATCGAATTTATTTCGGTTAAAACCGAAATAACcgaaatttagaaaaaaatataaaccaaaccgaaccgaaattatCCGGTTCGgtcggtttttcggtttcggttcggttttgctcagccctaaGTACTGTGGAtaaacccaaaggttgaagaatcaaccttggagttagaaagtgatatgcaaGAAAAGTAACCTCATTtatttacttaggagattctgaggacagaatccttttaaggggaaGAATGTATTATCCGGGACATAACGTGTAAttgtttttatcaataaataactattatgtaattattatgtgattattatgtgattataatGTGATtattggtgaattatctgatgattggtgttgatatatggatgtttatatgtggtaaagtataggtatgctaattttattatgtccagaataaaatattgataattatggtatttttctggtaatttttggagtgttatatgattctatatagatttatgaatttattaattattttctgaattattacaaaactattttataaagccgcgaatcgtccaacttcaaccgtttttacgtttttacaacccaaaactcttcggaaaactccttcctaacctaacctgataattctggacattttccgtgttttgactttttcgatccggattacgattTGACCTGTATGCGTCCCGGTGCAAAATTTTAGATACGATATTCGTTTcaatagatcaataaaacccgtattctcgaaagaagggatattattacattattttcgtataaagtgttttataagaagcctggtttggataattatccaatacgggtatcaaatcagatcatttttgcagttacatagcggctaagcaacttatttttcgatccaacATGATCCAAcacgtattaatattccataaatataaatagcctatttcttatttcattttattcgtataatcataatcaaccAGTAAAAAccgataaaatacagagaaaaccctaataaatcgtcgcgttcttgaaaatcaaacccaAGAACGAAGGTGTTACCGAATTCAGAATCAAGCATGCCATATACCGAttcgaagctctcgaaaagatcttcctgaatcaatcatcacttttagtgcataaatcaaggttattttcttatttatttattttaattcgaattaattagtGATTAAAAGAGGAATTTTTTATGTTGATATTGTTTATTTGATTTAATGcttgaatcatgtagatcttttcttcctgatcattttggtatattatatgactgagttggagttcaataacatatagaaattgaggtttgattcttGAATTTGTAGAATTAAGGTTTTTAATTGTTTGAATGTCCTTAATTCGATTTGGGGATTTCATTTATGTTAATTCTGGGTATGAGTGATTAATACCAACTTATAGATCGTCTCAAAACGAACCGATTCATGTATTTGATTGTTGTGTTGGCTGATTGTATCGAGTTGCCGGAAAAAGCTCGAAGCTTGCCGGTTTTAATGGCGTTTTCGCCGGAAAACGCAGCTCCGGGGTTATGAACAGAAACAAATCACAGCTTCAGGTTGCTGGCACGCTCAGGAATTTATTGAAACAAAGAATCGAACCAAATGATTCAGGATTTGCTCGAATTCGACTCGTCGGGTTCTGCTTTTTCGGCGGGTTCTTCAGCTTTCGGTTGACCCGTTCGGGTCGATTTTGACCCtgggtttgacccggttttgatccaaattTTCCCAAATCAATTCTCAAAACCTGTTTTTGCAATTCAGCCACTAAAGTTTTAGGATTTTTACAAATGTtggatttctgtttataaaacttataaaaatgatattctatttatatttattttgaaaaatttattttaattatttttaaaaattctaaaattcattattttatttactaaaaattatttttaattcaaaaataaatcttaattatttaataaatttaattttagttgataattaattttttaattagtcaactaatttaaatattaattgatcaattaatttaattagttattgattaatttaatttgattatttaattaatttaatatttatttggatttaaaaatttcgaaaaataatttctagctttaaaatattattttaaattattttcaagactcgataattattattaaatcataagtcagattcgggtgttcgaaccttattatttaattataaaatgattcgaaaatccaatttaattccgaaaaaggtttaaaaaaattcgtattaaataccagaaatattattttaaccccgaatcttctttgaaaaattattttgatcgaatatcttacgtgctatgcTATCTGTGATCTGATTGCTGTATAATATGACTTTATGTGCATTGTATGAcggttttattcataactttcaatccgtacgtcggatttgggtgaaacggaGGCTAGATAAAAGCTTGTAACGAATCAAATAAGATGAGaagtagtattgataagtacatatgatgtctaacagaggaagcgagacgtagaaagtGAAAATAAGTGGTCAGTGAGTGGGCATCAATTGACAGTGCTAGTAAAGTAAAACTggattgataaggcaagtgtccctaaactttcttgtagtataattaTAAATGCTTCTGCTCTTTCTTACAGTATAATTGCAAGTatttcctgaactttcttcatataTGTTGCAAGTAGTTCAAATAGTTCAGGTTCTATATTACAaatactttgaagtacttaaccctaaaccctaattATTGTTATTGATTTTGAGCCGTAAATCTTATTCTTTGTAAActattgattgttgaattctcatataCAAACCACATACATACGATaccactccacaaatacatatctatcACATACTGGTTCTTGATATGGAATTATTTAACATacgaacctttatgccttgtataatAGAAGACCAATCTTTATAACCATTGAACCCTTGGTCTTTTACATCCTGATTCTTTCCTTGGTTGAAAGTCGATCTTCATGTTTACCATGTTATACCTTTAGGGTATTACGAATCAtcttatgcttcaagataaatgttgatTATGATTCAGTTCATTGATTTACATTCTTTATCATATGGATATTATAAAATTGGATTATTTTcaaatatggaccagatttgtggtcggaccagattcgtggtcataataagccaatgtgtgccttggatccggtatatagagcaaagatggtagccttgctcggggttagtgcatgactggtcagcagcctaaccttggtttttaaaataaaaatgaatatccaattctaaacattgcttatcaggaaactcAATTCCTTTTATTATTTCAATTGATCACTGTTTAAGCTCGGTGTTGTTATCATGAcatgctgagctagttagctcactcttgtaaatctgtttatgttcttttccagttaaaaaggaaattggtggtggcgaggatccccagacaagtgtgcgagctaggtttccaggttgaaatggaataagctagcagatgatgtttggcttagtttgtgttgatagtttgtaataaagtttacttcAGTCGTAAGATAAAAAACTGGGATTTGGTATATTTGTTAAATAAATAAGGTTGTGACTTGTTGACATACTTTGAACTGTTGCGATCtatggttatggtaagtaggggcattgcatatattattattattaggtTTATAtatgatgtgtgtgtgtgttttgtggACCCCAAACATCTGATCCGGTTTAGAGGGCGCCAcacaatgagcggcatctagtaatacattattgctacccgagtaataataattgaatcggtgatcgattaaaccttttgtgaataatgcacaatgtaatataatccctttaaccaaatattatagattaaactagaggcatgtaatgtgtcatcctcatcatagtttaatccaagtttccttgatcaatgagtagactatcatatcaaatcaacatttgagcgtggccacacatttcaaAGTCTAGCTCActcaagaggccaataatatcactcctaaaataggagggttaaatcccatctagatcattcatatttctcatataattcataatataccctgttgtgtaagacatgcctgtacttttaacaagactaagtcaaattgacaatcctaagtaagttgtattgtaatcttagtttgcattttatattgtaacattaaagtctgcaaaaatgtcaaagagtagacttgagtctttttcttttaaacagtatcaagcctaagaattctatctggaagaagatcacgCCTCataagaattatgaagaagcttggagttgaataaatctgttttgggaaaaatgttcaaagtcaagatctctacaagtaacagatttagtgttatagagaactcattcgagaactccaaaatgacttatagagaactcaggaaagctactagagaactcagagatatcgacaagtcaaattgaagacatgaagattggagatattgacaagtcatttcttcactagagaactcagagttatcgacaagtcaacattcattagagaactctgagttatcgataagtcaaattccactagagaactcagagatatcgataagccaaaattcactagagaactctgatttatcgacaagtcaaatttgactagagaactctgagttatcgataagtcaataaaccactagagaactcagagatatcgataagtcaaagtgaagatatgaagactagagatctcgacaagccaaattctcttataaagaactcagagacctctacagGTCAAATTTACAATGGAGTATTAGaaatctcgataagccaatatacttatcgagatgtcaagttctctatagaccaaactggagatctcgaggtaaaatctcaaagtacaaaattgcataccagttcaatatccaagatttacaatcaataaataatccaaccagctggattgaaaagtctagacaaagtagcttgaagagtgtgcaagatcaagggtgaagattaactgacaaaggaagatcaaagttaacacagtatgcaaagatatgctaagccagaaatggaagatatacttttcctaaaatggaaataacaagtgacagtttaataaagttaatagcatgtcttattatacactatgtaaaccagcagttaactaaattataaagttaacactggtcctttgttagatgtaacaattttTAAATCAGGAACTCTTGTACTCTCTCTAGAAAGAAgttaagctctttatcaacaaagagcttagaaattttgtagcaaaacattcttaattttaatataaaattaagtgagttttgaaaggtCTATGTTCTTTATTATTACATgtatgaacacatttcactataacaattgatttactttgttcacaaccaaaatagttcaagaaaagcataaaaacataaaaacacattcacccccccccccccgtttgtaattcattacctaacatacccaatgtccacttttatcattacccggtcaagtataacttttaatggaatcaatgtaaATTAATTcccgtatagaaatataatgacttcgggtctaaggaccattacatcattatcactgtgagaattacttatgacacagcagacatatagaatctcacatcgggtctgtccagcaccatgtacatttacatatgcttgtatttttttactttagtatcattatacctatgatcaatgagatgtgattatcagtcaacaaacacactagtcttaatacacccttaataataatactcgactagggacctttaggaatattgatattatcctcataatctcatttctaagtcacgtacttagagatatagaattgcatatcatattccaaagacatttattaatctaacatttatatcacagtaaattaagaattaataaattataaagagaataatcgatagaacatatacattaataatccaaatgtcttaaactaaaatatcatagtgttgtctctagggcacaaatacTAACACCTGTTACAAAACCAAACTGGCTCATGCCAATCAACTTCTCATATACTAAACTAAGCCTGGTAGCCAACATTTTGGTCAATAAAATAAAAGGATAAATAATTTGTTGCTGTTACATGGAATTATGTGAATAAAATAAAAGGATATATAATTTTGTAGTTTATGTATAATTTCTGTGAAATAGCGTTAAGGAACAGGTAAAGTCTCGTTCCATtttgatgagtcagctaaggGTTTAAGCTGTGATTGTCAGGGCGTCAAGTAGAACGGGGCCCGTTATTCAAAAGATGGATTAAAAGAGAATTTTGTGCTAAATTTTATCGAAATGAATTGTGGTATCTAGTGTTACGAGAATATGTGAAATATATTTGATGTTCCTGTGTAACTGTATGATATCTGATGATTGTGTGTATGAATCTGTGATTTGTGGGATTTTAAATgaatttaattgattttattgggtcttaaatttttttataaaagtatAGAAATGTAATCAAGGTGCGAGATTGATTTTATTTCTTTAAAGTAGTCAATAggacttttaaaaataaaagttggATTTATGTTGATGTCTTGatgttttaaaatgattttatggaatttattttcattatttggaatttatttgtaaaatctataaTAAATAATCTGTTCGatcaaaaatttattttaaaatatgggAGAAAAGCTAATTTTATGATAATTGTTTTAAAAATGggatttataatattttattgatttataaagattttttataatttataaaaggGTTTATGAAAAGTGCTAGAGAAAAGAAACTAGAAATTCAAAGAAATAAGATTTGCATTTTACCAAAATGCCCCTGCCGTTTTGGTTATATAAACCCACCCTccctttcttttttttctctccACCCGGCCACATTCTTTGTTAtctctcttttctctttttctctcttttcttctttctctctCGGCTTTTCTCTCTCTCGGTATACATCTTTCTCTCTCTCTTGATTCTTCTAAATCCTCCATTAAAACTGAATCTTCATCTATGATTTGAGTTTTTCATGCTCTAAATATACACATACATGTTTGCATGCGTGTGTTTGTGTGTGCGATGTTCGGTTTTTTATCAAGAACCATTCGGTTCTTGAGTTTGATTAAGTTTTGAGTTTGATTATTTGCAAGAAAGTGATGTTGATAGTATGCATGTTAGTTATCTTGTGTGATTGCTTAAGAATATGTGGTTTTTGGTAGGATATCCTCGATTGAGGGCACCACCGAGAAGCCACCTCCACGGCGATAAACTCTGGTAAgtcggtggtgagctatgatgctTGGCTGAGCTCTAACAAATTGGAAACACTTAGTTCAATTGTTGCATGTtgttttttttagaaaaaaaaatgcTATTTTGGTTTAAAAAGAATTGGGTTAAAATGATTTGTCAAATTGGAGGACTATTCGTAGTTAGATTCAAATTATGTGTTTGAGTTGATTATAAAATTGATTTGGATGAGTTTTTGGTTAAATGTCACATGCATGTCAAGTTTTGTGATTTCATGTTATCAATTCTGGCTTATAAGAGTTAAAAAGGTTGGTTGTAATCTAGAGTAATGGATTTAGTGTATTTAAGATAGAATTGTTATTGATTTGAGTTTACAAAGAATTTTGGTTGGAAAATTTAGTTGTGAGGTTCGGCTTTTATGAAGAATGGTTCGAAATGATAGTTTTTGGCTTGGATTAAAGTCGATGTACGATCCTTGAAATTGGATGTTGATTTTGTTACTTGCATGtcaatattttgattaaaaactTGGATGAATCATAGTTTTAGCAAGGTATTGGTTTGGATAACTTGATTGAGTCGATGTGATCTATGATATAGGTCGAGATAGGTTGGTTTCTATCAAATATTTTCAATCCGTTCATCCCCCGGATTTTGTAGGTTTTCCAGATCCGATCAAAGCTCAGTCCTGGATAAGAGAAATAGAGAAGGCCTTTGAGTTAGCGGAAGTTAAGGACAATAAGAAAGCGCAATATGCAAGTTACTATCTTAAGAATGAGGTCAGTTACTGGTgggaatctactaaggtgttgcTAGAAGGCGAAGCTATATCTTGGGAGAATTTTACAGAGCTACTCTTGGAGAAGTACTTACCGAGTTACATGCAAGATCAGTTAGAGATGAGATTTATGGATTTAAAGCAAGTGAACATGACGGTAGTGGAATACGAAGTGAAGTTTTCAGAGTTAGCAAGCTTTATGCCCGAGTATGTGAATACAGAAGCGAAGAAAGCTAAAATATTTCAAcaaggactcaagccatggatTCATAGTCAAGTGGCTCTTCTTGAGGTAAGAACTTACACTGCTTTGGTACAGAAAGCCATGATTGTAGAAGGAGAAAGAGAAGCAACTAAAAGGGAAAGCAAAGGAAAGAAAAGGGAGTTTGAGGATACCGAACAAGATCATGGAAGTTCtaagtttagagggaagtttggaaGGAATGTTGGAAGTCAGAACCAGAAATTCCAGAGGTTTAAGCCCGGAAATTGGAATCAAAAGAATCATTTTTGGAAAGCTAGACAGTCAACGAATGAGAGTAAACCCCAAATTCAGGAGTGCAAGACTTGCGGAAAAAGACACCCCGGAAGATGTAATAATCTCAACGTGACATgcttcaagtgtaaccagaaaggacATTATTCATCTGAATGCATATACGGTTCGGGAAAGCTGGAGTTGATAAATGTGGAAAAGTTGGCCATATGGCTAAGAATTGCAAGGAGCTTGTTCAGAAGGaaaatgttcttaggattgctggaccaccGCCTCCACCGGCACAAACAGTCCAGCCAAAGGTGTGGAtgtttaacatgacaatgaaagatgcagTGCAGGATGCGGATGTAGTAGCAGGTACGCTTGCTATAAATTCAGTAGAAGTCAAAGTGTTAATGATTTCTCGAGCTACTAGATCATTTAAATCTGAAAGTGTTGTTGATAGACTAAAGTGTGTTGCATACCCTTTAGAAtctaatttgattatagaagtagcAAATCAAGAAAGAGTTACTGCCTATAGAATTTGTCCCAATTGTGATATTGTCATAGAAGCTCGGCACTTTTTTTCGAACTTAAttccgtttaagttaggagaattcgacatTATTCTCGAAATGGATTGGTTAGCAAACCATGATGCGTAAATTGTGTGTagaaataagaaagtgaaattgagAACCAAGGATGGAGctgaagtgatattcaaaggaaagaggcaagataAGAAGTTTCTAACGGCGATTCAGATAATAAGATTTTTACGAtaaggatgcgaagtttatttggctcatgtgaaGGATGTAGAGAAGGAATCCTTAAAAATTGAGGAAACTCCTGTAGTTAAggagtttcccgatgtgtttccccATAATTACCTGGACAACCTCTGGATTGAGAGATCAAGTTCAtaattgatttggctcctggaataGAACCAGATTTAAAAGCCCATTATCGAATGAAGCCCATCAAAATGAAGGAACTAGCGACGCAattacaagaattgttggataaaggagttattcgatCGAGTATTTCctcgtggggagcaccagtgttgttcatcaaaaataaagataaaagcatgagattgtgtattgattatcgtgaattgaataagttgactattaagaataagtaccctctcccgtgaatcgatgacttgtttgatcagctaatgggagctacttgtttctcaaagatcgatttaagatcgggatatcatcaaataaagattaaggtggaagatatacccaagacggcattttgaacgagatatggacatcatgaattcttggtaatggcgtttggattgacaaatgcgccagctgcatttatggaccttatgaatcgagtattcaacaaatacttggacaagttcgtgatagtgtttatcgacgatatcttgatttactcaagATCAGAAGCGGAATACATGAAGCATCtgaggattgctttggaaattctgagaaaagagaAATTTATACACGGAATTTTCTAAATGCAagttttggttgaaagaagttcagTTTCGTGGACACGTAGTCAATagtgaagggatcaaagtggatcttgcaaagattgaagctattatgaaTTGAGAAAGACCAAAGACATCAACGGAAGTGAGAAGCTTTTTGGGATTAGctggatattatcgacgattcgttcaggATTTCTTTAAGATTGTAGTTCCCCTGAaaaagttgacaagaaagaatgaaaagttcgtttggacagataagtgtgaagaaagcttcCAAGAGCTAAAGAGAAGATTAGTCTCAGCACCAGTATTGGTTCTACCCGATGAG
This window contains:
- the LOC141674307 gene encoding uncharacterized protein LOC141674307, translating into MTLGEFDVILGVDWLSKHDAQIDCHNKKVILKTSDAKVVTFKGRDRLVSIKYFQSVHPPDFVGFPDPIKAQSWIREIEKAFELAEVKDNKKAQYASYYLKNEVSYWWESTKVLLEGEAISWENFTELLLEKYLPSYMQDQLEMRFMDLKQVNMTVVEYEVKFSELASFMPEYVNTEAKKAKIFQQGLKPWIHSQVALLEVRTYTALVQKAMIVEGEREATKRESKGKKREFEDTEQDHGSSKFRGKFGRNVGSQNQKFQRFKPGNWNQKNHFWKARQSTNESKPQIQECKTCGKRHPGRSGVDKCGKVGHMAKNCKELVQKENVLRIAGPPPPPAQTVQPKVWMFNMTMKDAVQDADVVAGTLAINSVEVKVLMISRATRSFKSESVVDRLKCVAYPLESNLIIEVANQERVTAYRICPNCDIVIEARHFFSNLIPFKLGEFDIILEMDWLANHDA